A genomic window from Luteolibacter sp. LG18 includes:
- the tnpB gene encoding IS66 family insertion sequence element accessory protein TnpB (TnpB, as the term is used for proteins encoded by IS66 family insertion elements, is considered an accessory protein, since TnpC, encoded by a neighboring gene, is a DDE family transposase.) encodes MLTLSGSLRVFLALEPCDMRKSFDSLHALVTGQLGEDPRSGAVFVFSNRSRNRIKLLHWDGTGLWVHAKRLEKGTFSWPKPSDGRGGKLKLAPEALALLTDGIDLKGARMRPWYERE; translated from the coding sequence GTGCTGACTCTCTCCGGCAGCCTGCGCGTCTTCCTGGCGCTGGAGCCGTGCGACATGAGGAAGTCCTTCGACAGCCTCCACGCGCTGGTCACAGGCCAGCTCGGCGAGGACCCGCGCAGCGGCGCGGTCTTCGTCTTCTCGAACCGCTCGCGCAATCGCATCAAGCTCCTCCATTGGGATGGCACCGGCCTGTGGGTTCACGCCAAACGGCTTGAAAAGGGTACCTTCTCGTGGCCGAAGCCGTCGGATGGCCGCGGAGGCAAGCTCAAGCTCGCCCCGGAGGCGCTCGCTCTGCTCACCGACGGCATCGACCTGAAGGGCGCGAGGATGCGCCCGTGGTATGAACGGGAGTGA
- the modA gene encoding molybdate ABC transporter substrate-binding protein — translation MTSIPRLLALGLLLTAPFARGGELRVAAAASLAESITEIGKLYQESHPGTTVTPVFAGSNVLARQIESGAPVDVFISADEKTMDGLVKADHIAKEAVVPLLSNALVVVIPTDSTKTIQSGADLAKLDRLSIADPAAVPAGVYAKTWLTKLNLWEQVQPKTVGAENVRGALAAVEAGNADAAIVYRTDAAISQKVKIAFTVPSNETPAIIYPAAVCKESHDAAEAKQFIAFLQSEKASEVFKKRGFGVLAPAAK, via the coding sequence ATGACGTCCATCCCTCGCCTCCTCGCCCTCGGCCTCCTGCTCACCGCCCCCTTCGCCCGTGGCGGGGAACTCCGCGTGGCCGCCGCCGCCAGCCTCGCCGAATCGATCACCGAGATCGGCAAGCTCTACCAGGAAAGCCACCCCGGCACCACCGTCACCCCGGTCTTCGCCGGCTCGAACGTGCTCGCCCGCCAGATCGAATCCGGCGCACCGGTGGACGTCTTCATTTCCGCCGATGAGAAGACCATGGACGGACTGGTGAAGGCCGACCACATCGCCAAGGAGGCCGTGGTGCCGCTGCTTTCCAACGCGCTGGTGGTCGTCATCCCCACCGACTCCACCAAGACGATCCAATCCGGCGCGGATCTCGCGAAGCTCGACCGCCTCTCGATCGCCGACCCGGCCGCGGTGCCTGCGGGCGTCTACGCGAAGACCTGGCTGACCAAGCTCAACCTCTGGGAGCAAGTCCAGCCGAAGACCGTCGGCGCGGAAAACGTGCGCGGAGCGCTCGCCGCCGTGGAAGCGGGCAATGCCGATGCCGCCATCGTCTACCGCACCGATGCCGCCATCTCGCAGAAGGTGAAGATCGCCTTCACCGTGCCCTCCAATGAAACCCCGGCCATCATTTATCCGGCCGCGGTGTGCAAGGAGTCCCACGATGCCGCGGAGGCCAAACAGTTCATCGCCTTCCTCCAATCGGAGAAGGCCTCCGAGGTCTTCAAGAAGCGCGGCTTCGGCGTGCTCGCTCCCGCCGCCAAGTAA